A genomic stretch from Solanum stenotomum isolate F172 chromosome 8, ASM1918654v1, whole genome shotgun sequence includes:
- the LOC125874836 gene encoding uncharacterized protein LOC125874836, with translation MDAGAWCDSDDGNFCWRRCYSGREYDRLVSYKLPANRSSRTPIWRLIWRKMKKEKKRIYDCSNSMRFSYDPHSYSQNFDQGSISTDADELSRSFSARFAVPSRIFTHDELLD, from the coding sequence ATGGATGCCGGAGCATGGTGTGATTCCGACGACGGAAACTTCTGCTGGAGGCGGTGTTACTCCGGTAGAGAATACGACCGTTTGGTATCCTATAAGTTGCCGGCGAACAGATCAAGCAGAACGCCCATCTGGAGACTGATAtggaggaagatgaagaaagagaagaagcgGATTTACGATTGTTCAAATTCAATGCGGTTTTCATATGATCCTCATTCTTATTCGCAGAATTTCGATCAAGGTTCAATTTCGACCGATGCTGATGAACTTTCTCGTTCCTTCTCAGCTCGATTTGCTGTTCCCTCCAGGATTTTCACCCATGACGAATTACTGGACTAA
- the LOC125874839 gene encoding uncharacterized protein LOC125874839: MLDSWKKNKFYSKCKSTIKQTKTRIDMIRKKRNSMQKYLRNDIADLIKSELDVNAYERTEGLLVELNLLSCYDFLDQYCEQILSHLDTISTQRECPEDCKEPVGSLMFAAARLADLPELRQLRTMLNERYGNSLESCVNNQFAAKLKPVPHKMDVKLHLMQDIAAEYGLEWNSKALQQMLCEQEHADVASNNKESEDAHHIESRDDDAAENATSEQKSVRTKHLDQSGHKDSGHEPNGEISSHRNRGGPSGRTTSLPVELEQITPEELVKGHTRANSCTPDMFGHVHPRVPNYEEVVARLTDLGGKSKK; this comes from the exons ATGTTGGACTCATGGAAGAAAAACAAGTTTTATTCAAAATG CAAGTCTACAATCAAGCAGACCAAAACTCGAATCGATATGATCAGGAAGAAGAGAAATTCAATGCAGAAATACTTGAGGAATGATATAGCTGACCTTATTAAATCTGAATTGGATGTCAATGCCTACGAAAGA ACTGAAGGCCTTCTAGTTGAGCTGAATCTCTTGAGCTGTTATGATTTTTTGGATCAATATTGTGAGCAGATCCTTAGTCACCTTGACACCATAAGTACACAGAG GGAATGCCCTGAGGATTGCAAGGAACCTGTGGGATCTTTGATGTTTGCAGCAGCAAGACTAGCAGACCTGCCTGAATTACGTCAACTTAGGACGATGCTTAATGAAAGATATGGAAATTCACTTGAATCTTGTGTCAATAATCAG TTTGCTGCGAAATTAAAGCcagtaccacataaaatggacgTGAAACTACACTTGATGCAAGATATAGCAGCAGAATATGGCTTAGAATGGAATTCAAAAGCTTTGCAACAGATGCTATGTGAACAAGAGCACGCGGATGTAGCAAGTAACAATAAAGAATCTGAAGATGCTCATCATATCGAATCAAGAGATGATGATGCAGCTGAAAATGCTACCTCAGAACAAAAATCAGTTAGGACGAAACATCTGGATCAGTCCGGTCATAAAGATTCAGGACATGAACCAAATGGTGAAATCTCTAGTCATAGAAATCGAGGCGGTCCATCAGGCAGAACAACATCTCTTCCAGTTGAATTGGAGCAAATAACTCCGGAAGAGCTAGTGAAAGGACACACTCGAGCAAATTCTTGTACGCCTGATATGTTTGGGCATGTCCATCCAAGGGTACCAAACTATGAGGAGGTCGTCGCTCGCCTTACAGATCTTGGTGGAAaatcaaaaaaatga
- the LOC125874831 gene encoding uncharacterized protein LOC125874831 — MTNKRENPSFFSIHPSRRLDPNNDKVESTRTNNLLVKKNNVTIKRDQEKFNDAGTMSDMINVHVGHASAHKEGGSMWTEDSGRERLKRHRIEVAGHVWIPEIWGQEELLKDWIDCSAFDSKLMNNNNIMSARAALVEERRRTNSSCRLRIENSY; from the coding sequence ATGACGAACAAACGTGAAAATCCATCATTTTTTTCTATACATCCCTCAAGACGCCTCGATCCTAACAATGACAAGGTTGAGTCGACAAGGACTAATAATTTACTAGTGAAGAAAAACAATGTTACGATTAAGCGTGATCAAGAAAAATTCAACGATGCAGGAACTATGTCAGACATGATCAATGTGCATGTGGGACATGCTAGTGCACATAAAGAGGGCGGGTCGATGTGGACAGAGGATAGTGGACGTGAAAGATTGAAGAGACATAGAATTGAAGTGGCAGGACATGTATGGATACCAGAAATTTGGGGACAAGAGGAATTACTCAAAGATTGGATTGATTGTAGTgcatttgattcaaaattgatgaataataataatataatgtcAGCTAGAGCTGCTTTGgttgaagaaagaagaagaacaaattcATCTTGTAGATTGAGAATTGAAAATAGCTATTGA